One genomic window of Scatophagus argus isolate fScaArg1 chromosome 16, fScaArg1.pri, whole genome shotgun sequence includes the following:
- the stk17al gene encoding serine/threonine kinase 17a like, giving the protein MPDSATMSKNGMVTTVHTRIRTEPFTSNYELVGRELGRGKFAVVKKCIEKATGKQYAAKFLRKRRKGADCRMDILNEIGVLELAKTNSYVVALHEVYETNTEIILVLECAAGGEIFDQCVADNDDAFTEKDVIRLARQILTGVAFLHRNNVVHLDLKPQNILLTSARPLGDIRIVDFGLSRRMDNITEVREILGTPEYVAPEILNFEPISTATDMWSIGVLTYVMLTGESPFLGDDKQETFLNISQVNIDYSQDTFEGISSLAVDFIKSLLVKNPRERATAEEGLNHPWLNPLPHPHSHPHLHARSASSLDEPEMSQSESEPESPAPSPELDLIGTYLMCPGQGELKTGRDAFSFSEPPFPTRPEIQQELIC; this is encoded by the exons ATGCCAGATTCAGCAACGATGAGCAAAAACGGAATGGTGACAACAGTCCACACGAGGATAAGAACTGAGCCGTTCACATCCAATTACGAGTTGGTCGGCAGAGAGCTGGGCAG AGGAAAGTTTGCGGTGGTGAAAAAGTGCATTGAGAAGGCAACAGGGAAGCAGTATGCTGCCAAGTTCCTGCGAAAGCGGCGGAAGGGCGCGGACTGCCGCATGGACATCTTAAATGAGATCGGCGTGCTGGAGTTGGCCAAGACAAACTCCTATGTGGTGGCACTGCATGAGGTCTACGAAACCAACACCGAAATCATCCTGGTTCTGGAGTG CGCCGCCGGTGGCGAAATCTTCGATCAATGTGTTGCCGATAACGACGACGCCTTCACAGAGAAAGATGTGATTCGGCTGGCCAGGCAGATCCTGACTGGAGTGGCTTTCTTGCATCGGAACAATGTAGTGCACCTGGACCTGAAA CCACAGAACATCTTGTTGACCAGTGCCAGGCCTCTGGGAGACATACGTATCGTGGACTTTGGCTTGTCCAGACGCATGGACAACATCACAGAAGTCAGAGAGATCCTGGGCACCCCAGAGTATGTGG CACCAGAGATCCTGAACTTTGAACCCATTAGCACTGCGACAGACATGTG GAGTATCGGGGTCCTGACCTACGTCATGCTGACAGGCGAGTCTCCCTTCCTGGGTGATGACAAGCAGGAGACATTCCTCAACATCTCCCAGGTCAACATAGACTACTCGCAGGACACGTTTGAGGGGATCTCGTCCCTGGCTGTTGACTTCATCAAGTCCTTGTTGGTTAAAAACCCCAG gGAAAGAGCCACAGCAGAAGAAGGTCTCAACCACCCCTGGCTGAACCCACTCCCCCATCCGCACTCCCACCCGCACCTCCATGCAAGGTCAGCCTCTTCTTTGGACGAGCCGGAGATGAGCCAGTCGGAGTCAGAGCCCGAGAGCCCTGCTCCCTCCCCTGAGCTGGACTTGATCGGGACGTACCTCATGTGCCCGGGCCAGGGTGAGCTGAAGACGGGCCGTGACGCCTTCTCCTTCAGCGAGCCCCCCTTTCCCACTCGACCTGAGATACAGCAGGAGCTGATCTGCTGA
- the atp6v0a1a gene encoding V-type proton ATPase 116 kDa subunit a isoform X2, translating into MGELFRSEEMTLAQLFLQSEAAYCCVSELGEIGMVQFRDLNPDVNVFQRKFVNEVRRCEEMDRKLRFVEKEIKKANIPIVDTGENPEVPFPRDMIDLEATFEKLENELKEINTNQEALKKNFLELTELKHILRRTQQFFDEMEDPSLLEESSTLMDPNEPNRGAPLRLGFVAGVIGRERIPTFERMLWRVCRGNVFLRQADIEDSLEDPTTGDQVHKSVFIIFFQGDQLKNRVKKICEGFRATLYPCPETPQERKEMLAGVNARIEDLQMVLNQTEDHRQRVLQAAAKTVRVWFIKVRKMKAIYHTLNLCNIDVTQKCLIAEVWCPVSDLDSIQFALRRGTEKSGSTVPSILNRMQTKQTPPTYNKTNKFTSGFQNIVDAYGIGSYREINPAPYTIITFPFLFAVMFGDLGHGVLMTCAALYLVLRESRLIAMKNDNEMFNMVFSGRYIILLMGIFSIYTGIIYNDCFSKSLNVFGSGWSVRPMFDPRVGGNWTFETLEGNKVLQLDPVIDGVFKGPYPIGIDPIWNIATNKLTFLNSFKMKMSVILGVIHMLFGVTLSLFNHLYFKKPLNIYLGFIPEIIFMSSLFGYLVILIFYKWVSYDARTSKEAPSLLIAFINMFLFNYNDPSNKPLYRGQMGLQIFLVLMALACVPCMLIVKTLVLRRQHLWRKNLGMQNFGGIRVGNGPTEDEAEIIQHDQLAQHFEEDPEACEEEEFNFADVAVHQAIHTIEYCLGCISNTASYLRLWALSLAHAQLSEVLWSMVMHIGLSSRSFGGFFLLAIIFYFFAVLTVAILLIMEGLSAFLHALRLHWVEFQNKFYCGQGFKFLPFTFESILDGRFED; encoded by the exons ATGGGGGAACTCTTCAGAAGCGAAGAGATGACACTGGCTCAGCTCTTCCTCCAGTCAGAAGCTGCCTACTGTTGTGTCAGTGAACTGGGAGAGATCGGGATGGTGCAGTTTCGTGAT CTAAATCCTGATGTGAACGTGTTCCAACGGAAGTTTGTCAATGAGGTACGCCGATGTGAGGAGATGGATCGCAAACTGA GATTTGtggagaaagaaataaagaaggcCAACATCCCAATAGTTGACACAGGAGAGAACCCTGAAGTCCCCTTCCCAAGGGACATGATTGACCTGGAG GCCACATTTGAGAAGCTCGAGAATGagctgaaagaaataaacaccAATCAAGAAGCCCTAAAGAAGAACTTTCTGGAACTGACGGAGCTCAAGCACATCCTGCGTCGCACACAACAATTTTTTGATGAG ATGGAGGATCCCAGTTTACTGGAGGAGTCGTCCACCCTCATGGACCCCAATGAGCCTAACCGAGGGGCTCCTCTGAGACTCGG GTTTGTGGCTGGAGTCATTGGTAGGGAACGTATTCCCACATTCGAAAGGATGCTGTGGAGAGTTTGCAGAGGAAATGTGTTCCTGAGGCAGGCAGACATTGAAGATTCTCTGGAGGACCCAACTACC GGTGACCAGGTCCACAAGtctgttttcatcatcttcttccaGGGAGACCAGCTGAAGAATAGAGTCAAGAAGATCTGCGAGGG GTTTAGAGCAACCCTGTACCCGTGTCCAGAAACACCCCAGGAGCGGAAAGAGATGCTAGCAGGGGTTAACGCACGCATAGAGGACCTGCAAATG GTGCTGAACCAGACTGAGGATCACAGGCAGAGGgtcctgcaggctgcagccAAGACAGTCAGAGTGTGGTTCATCAAGGTCAGGAAGATGAAGGCCATCTACCACACCCTCAACCTCTGCAACATTGACGTCACTCAGAAGTGTCTGATCGCCGAGGTGTGGTGTCCCGTCTCCGACCTGGACTCCATCCAGTTTGCTCTGCGCAGGGGAACG GAGAAGAGTGGCTCCACTGTGCCTTCCATCCTTAATAGGATGCAGACCAAGCAGACCCCACCCACCTATAACAAGACCAACAAGTTCACCTCAGGCTTCCAAAACATTGTGGATGCCTATGGAATTGGCAGCTACCGTGAGATTAACCCAG CACCATACACCATCATCACCTTCCCCTTCCTGTTCGCCGTTATGTTCGGTGACCTGGGCCACGGGGTGCTCATGACCTGTGCTGCCCTGTACCTTGTGTTGAGGGAGAGCAGGCTGATTGCCATGAAGAACGATAATGAG ATGTTCAACATGGTGTTTTCAGGCCGTTACATCATCCTGCTAATGGGAATCTTCTCAATCTACACTGGGATCATTTACAACGACTGCTTCTCCAAGTCACTCAACGTGTTTGGCTCAGGCTGGAGTGTCAGGCCCATGTTCGACCCCCGAGTAGGAGGCAACTGGAC GTTTGAAACACTTGAGGGCAATAAGGTTTTGCAGTTGGACCCAGTAATAGACGGAGTGTTCAAAGGACCATACCCCATTGGCATCGATCCG ATATGGAACATTGCCACCAACAAGCTGACGTTCCTGAACTCCTTCAAGATGAAGATGTCTGTTATCTTGGGAGTCATCCACATGCTGTTCGGAGTCACTCTTAGTCTCTTCAACCACCT GTATTTCAAAAAACCTTTGAACATCTACTTGGGATTCATCCCAGAAATCATCTTCATGTCCAGTCTGTTTGGCTACCTTGTCATTCTGATCTTCTATAAATGGGTATCATACGATGCACGCACCTCGAAGGAAGCCCCTAGTCTGCTCATCGCCTTTATTAACATGTTCCTCTTCAACTACAACGATCCGAGTAACAAACCTCTCTACAGAGGACAA ATGGGTCTCCAAATATTCTTGGTGTTGATGGCCTTGGCTTGTGTTCCATGTATGTTAATAGTGAAAACTCTAGTTCTGCGGAGGCAGCATTTATGGCGTAAAAACTTG GGTATGCAGAACTTTGGAGGGATCAGGGTGGGCAATGGGCCCACTGAGGATGAGGCTGAAATCATCCAGCATGACCAACTTGCACAGCATTTCGAGGAAGACCCTGAg GCCTgcgaggaggaagag TTTAACTTTGCAGACGTGGCAGTGCATCAGGCAATCCATACCATAGAGTACTGCCTGGGCTGCATCTCCAACACTGCTTCCTATCTGAGGCTTTGGGCCCTCAGTCTGGCTCACGCAC AGTTGTCAGAGGTGCTCTGGTCCATGGTGATGCACATTGGACTTTCTTCTAGAAGCTTCGGTGGCTTCTTCCTTCTGGCCatcatcttttatttctttgcagTTCTCACAGTTGCCATTCTTCTCATTATGGAAGGCTTGTCAGCCTTCTTGCATGCACTGCGACTGCACTG GGTGGAGTTCCAAAACAAGTTTTACTGTGGCCAGGGCTTCAAATTCCTCCCCTTCACCTTCGAAAGCATCCTGGATGGGAGGTTTGAGGACTGA
- the atp6v0a1a gene encoding V-type proton ATPase 116 kDa subunit a isoform X3: MGELFRSEEMTLAQLFLQSEAAYCCVSELGEIGMVQFRDLNPDVNVFQRKFVNEVRRCEEMDRKLRFVEKEIKKANIPIVDTGENPEVPFPRDMIDLEATFEKLENELKEINTNQEALKKNFLELTELKHILRRTQQFFDEMEDPSLLEESSTLMDPNEPNRGAPLRLGFVAGVIGRERIPTFERMLWRVCRGNVFLRQADIEDSLEDPTTGDQVHKSVFIIFFQGDQLKNRVKKICEGFRATLYPCPETPQERKEMLAGVNARIEDLQMVLNQTEDHRQRVLQAAAKTVRVWFIKVRKMKAIYHTLNLCNIDVTQKCLIAEVWCPVSDLDSIQFALRRGTEKSGSTVPSILNRMQTKQTPPTYNKTNKFTSGFQNIVDAYGIGSYREINPAPYTIITFPFLFAVMFGDLGHGVLMTCAALYLVLRESRLIAMKNDNEMFNMVFSGRYIILLMGIFSIYTGIIYNDCFSKSLNVFGSGWSVRPMFDPRVGGNWTFETLEGNKVLQLDPVIDGVFKGPYPIGIDPIWNIATNKLTFLNSFKMKMSVILGVIHMLFGVTLSLFNHLYFKKPLNIYLGFIPEIIFMSSLFGYLVILIFYKWVSYDARTSKEAPSLLIAFINMFLFNYNDPSNKPLYRGQMGLQIFLVLMALACVPCMLIVKTLVLRRQHLWRKNLGMQNFGGIRVGNGPTEDEAEIIQHDQLAQHFEEDPEFNFADVAVHQAIHTIEYCLGCISNTASYLRLWALSLAHAQLSEVLWSMVMHIGLSSRSFGGFFLLAIIFYFFAVLTVAILLIMEGLSAFLHALRLHWVEFQNKFYCGQGFKFLPFTFESILDGRFED, translated from the exons ATGGGGGAACTCTTCAGAAGCGAAGAGATGACACTGGCTCAGCTCTTCCTCCAGTCAGAAGCTGCCTACTGTTGTGTCAGTGAACTGGGAGAGATCGGGATGGTGCAGTTTCGTGAT CTAAATCCTGATGTGAACGTGTTCCAACGGAAGTTTGTCAATGAGGTACGCCGATGTGAGGAGATGGATCGCAAACTGA GATTTGtggagaaagaaataaagaaggcCAACATCCCAATAGTTGACACAGGAGAGAACCCTGAAGTCCCCTTCCCAAGGGACATGATTGACCTGGAG GCCACATTTGAGAAGCTCGAGAATGagctgaaagaaataaacaccAATCAAGAAGCCCTAAAGAAGAACTTTCTGGAACTGACGGAGCTCAAGCACATCCTGCGTCGCACACAACAATTTTTTGATGAG ATGGAGGATCCCAGTTTACTGGAGGAGTCGTCCACCCTCATGGACCCCAATGAGCCTAACCGAGGGGCTCCTCTGAGACTCGG GTTTGTGGCTGGAGTCATTGGTAGGGAACGTATTCCCACATTCGAAAGGATGCTGTGGAGAGTTTGCAGAGGAAATGTGTTCCTGAGGCAGGCAGACATTGAAGATTCTCTGGAGGACCCAACTACC GGTGACCAGGTCCACAAGtctgttttcatcatcttcttccaGGGAGACCAGCTGAAGAATAGAGTCAAGAAGATCTGCGAGGG GTTTAGAGCAACCCTGTACCCGTGTCCAGAAACACCCCAGGAGCGGAAAGAGATGCTAGCAGGGGTTAACGCACGCATAGAGGACCTGCAAATG GTGCTGAACCAGACTGAGGATCACAGGCAGAGGgtcctgcaggctgcagccAAGACAGTCAGAGTGTGGTTCATCAAGGTCAGGAAGATGAAGGCCATCTACCACACCCTCAACCTCTGCAACATTGACGTCACTCAGAAGTGTCTGATCGCCGAGGTGTGGTGTCCCGTCTCCGACCTGGACTCCATCCAGTTTGCTCTGCGCAGGGGAACG GAGAAGAGTGGCTCCACTGTGCCTTCCATCCTTAATAGGATGCAGACCAAGCAGACCCCACCCACCTATAACAAGACCAACAAGTTCACCTCAGGCTTCCAAAACATTGTGGATGCCTATGGAATTGGCAGCTACCGTGAGATTAACCCAG CACCATACACCATCATCACCTTCCCCTTCCTGTTCGCCGTTATGTTCGGTGACCTGGGCCACGGGGTGCTCATGACCTGTGCTGCCCTGTACCTTGTGTTGAGGGAGAGCAGGCTGATTGCCATGAAGAACGATAATGAG ATGTTCAACATGGTGTTTTCAGGCCGTTACATCATCCTGCTAATGGGAATCTTCTCAATCTACACTGGGATCATTTACAACGACTGCTTCTCCAAGTCACTCAACGTGTTTGGCTCAGGCTGGAGTGTCAGGCCCATGTTCGACCCCCGAGTAGGAGGCAACTGGAC GTTTGAAACACTTGAGGGCAATAAGGTTTTGCAGTTGGACCCAGTAATAGACGGAGTGTTCAAAGGACCATACCCCATTGGCATCGATCCG ATATGGAACATTGCCACCAACAAGCTGACGTTCCTGAACTCCTTCAAGATGAAGATGTCTGTTATCTTGGGAGTCATCCACATGCTGTTCGGAGTCACTCTTAGTCTCTTCAACCACCT GTATTTCAAAAAACCTTTGAACATCTACTTGGGATTCATCCCAGAAATCATCTTCATGTCCAGTCTGTTTGGCTACCTTGTCATTCTGATCTTCTATAAATGGGTATCATACGATGCACGCACCTCGAAGGAAGCCCCTAGTCTGCTCATCGCCTTTATTAACATGTTCCTCTTCAACTACAACGATCCGAGTAACAAACCTCTCTACAGAGGACAA ATGGGTCTCCAAATATTCTTGGTGTTGATGGCCTTGGCTTGTGTTCCATGTATGTTAATAGTGAAAACTCTAGTTCTGCGGAGGCAGCATTTATGGCGTAAAAACTTG GGTATGCAGAACTTTGGAGGGATCAGGGTGGGCAATGGGCCCACTGAGGATGAGGCTGAAATCATCCAGCATGACCAACTTGCACAGCATTTCGAGGAAGACCCTGAg TTTAACTTTGCAGACGTGGCAGTGCATCAGGCAATCCATACCATAGAGTACTGCCTGGGCTGCATCTCCAACACTGCTTCCTATCTGAGGCTTTGGGCCCTCAGTCTGGCTCACGCAC AGTTGTCAGAGGTGCTCTGGTCCATGGTGATGCACATTGGACTTTCTTCTAGAAGCTTCGGTGGCTTCTTCCTTCTGGCCatcatcttttatttctttgcagTTCTCACAGTTGCCATTCTTCTCATTATGGAAGGCTTGTCAGCCTTCTTGCATGCACTGCGACTGCACTG GGTGGAGTTCCAAAACAAGTTTTACTGTGGCCAGGGCTTCAAATTCCTCCCCTTCACCTTCGAAAGCATCCTGGATGGGAGGTTTGAGGACTGA
- the atp6v0a1a gene encoding V-type proton ATPase 116 kDa subunit a isoform X1 has product MGELFRSEEMTLAQLFLQSEAAYCCVSELGEIGMVQFRDLNPDVNVFQRKFVNEVRRCEEMDRKLRFVEKEIKKANIPIVDTGENPEVPFPRDMIDLEATFEKLENELKEINTNQEALKKNFLELTELKHILRRTQQFFDEMEDPSLLEESSTLMDPNEPNRGAPLRLGFVAGVIGRERIPTFERMLWRVCRGNVFLRQADIEDSLEDPTTGDQVHKSVFIIFFQGDQLKNRVKKICEGFRATLYPCPETPQERKEMLAGVNARIEDLQMVLNQTEDHRQRVLQAAAKTVRVWFIKVRKMKAIYHTLNLCNIDVTQKCLIAEVWCPVSDLDSIQFALRRGTEKSGSTVPSILNRMQTKQTPPTYNKTNKFTSGFQNIVDAYGIGSYREINPAPYTIITFPFLFAVMFGDLGHGVLMTCAALYLVLRESRLIAMKNDNEMFNMVFSGRYIILLMGIFSIYTGIIYNDCFSKSLNVFGSGWSVRPMFDPRVGGNWTFETLEGNKVLQLDPVIDGVFKGPYPIGIDPIWNIATNKLTFLNSFKMKMSVILGVIHMLFGVTLSLFNHLYFKKPLNIYLGFIPEIIFMSSLFGYLVILIFYKWVSYDARTSKEAPSLLIAFINMFLFNYNDPSNKPLYRGQMGLQIFLVLMALACVPCMLIVKTLVLRRQHLWRKNLGMQNFGGIRVGNGPTEDEAEIIQHDQLAQHFEEDPERCLLSPAVKACEEEEFNFADVAVHQAIHTIEYCLGCISNTASYLRLWALSLAHAQLSEVLWSMVMHIGLSSRSFGGFFLLAIIFYFFAVLTVAILLIMEGLSAFLHALRLHWVEFQNKFYCGQGFKFLPFTFESILDGRFED; this is encoded by the exons ATGGGGGAACTCTTCAGAAGCGAAGAGATGACACTGGCTCAGCTCTTCCTCCAGTCAGAAGCTGCCTACTGTTGTGTCAGTGAACTGGGAGAGATCGGGATGGTGCAGTTTCGTGAT CTAAATCCTGATGTGAACGTGTTCCAACGGAAGTTTGTCAATGAGGTACGCCGATGTGAGGAGATGGATCGCAAACTGA GATTTGtggagaaagaaataaagaaggcCAACATCCCAATAGTTGACACAGGAGAGAACCCTGAAGTCCCCTTCCCAAGGGACATGATTGACCTGGAG GCCACATTTGAGAAGCTCGAGAATGagctgaaagaaataaacaccAATCAAGAAGCCCTAAAGAAGAACTTTCTGGAACTGACGGAGCTCAAGCACATCCTGCGTCGCACACAACAATTTTTTGATGAG ATGGAGGATCCCAGTTTACTGGAGGAGTCGTCCACCCTCATGGACCCCAATGAGCCTAACCGAGGGGCTCCTCTGAGACTCGG GTTTGTGGCTGGAGTCATTGGTAGGGAACGTATTCCCACATTCGAAAGGATGCTGTGGAGAGTTTGCAGAGGAAATGTGTTCCTGAGGCAGGCAGACATTGAAGATTCTCTGGAGGACCCAACTACC GGTGACCAGGTCCACAAGtctgttttcatcatcttcttccaGGGAGACCAGCTGAAGAATAGAGTCAAGAAGATCTGCGAGGG GTTTAGAGCAACCCTGTACCCGTGTCCAGAAACACCCCAGGAGCGGAAAGAGATGCTAGCAGGGGTTAACGCACGCATAGAGGACCTGCAAATG GTGCTGAACCAGACTGAGGATCACAGGCAGAGGgtcctgcaggctgcagccAAGACAGTCAGAGTGTGGTTCATCAAGGTCAGGAAGATGAAGGCCATCTACCACACCCTCAACCTCTGCAACATTGACGTCACTCAGAAGTGTCTGATCGCCGAGGTGTGGTGTCCCGTCTCCGACCTGGACTCCATCCAGTTTGCTCTGCGCAGGGGAACG GAGAAGAGTGGCTCCACTGTGCCTTCCATCCTTAATAGGATGCAGACCAAGCAGACCCCACCCACCTATAACAAGACCAACAAGTTCACCTCAGGCTTCCAAAACATTGTGGATGCCTATGGAATTGGCAGCTACCGTGAGATTAACCCAG CACCATACACCATCATCACCTTCCCCTTCCTGTTCGCCGTTATGTTCGGTGACCTGGGCCACGGGGTGCTCATGACCTGTGCTGCCCTGTACCTTGTGTTGAGGGAGAGCAGGCTGATTGCCATGAAGAACGATAATGAG ATGTTCAACATGGTGTTTTCAGGCCGTTACATCATCCTGCTAATGGGAATCTTCTCAATCTACACTGGGATCATTTACAACGACTGCTTCTCCAAGTCACTCAACGTGTTTGGCTCAGGCTGGAGTGTCAGGCCCATGTTCGACCCCCGAGTAGGAGGCAACTGGAC GTTTGAAACACTTGAGGGCAATAAGGTTTTGCAGTTGGACCCAGTAATAGACGGAGTGTTCAAAGGACCATACCCCATTGGCATCGATCCG ATATGGAACATTGCCACCAACAAGCTGACGTTCCTGAACTCCTTCAAGATGAAGATGTCTGTTATCTTGGGAGTCATCCACATGCTGTTCGGAGTCACTCTTAGTCTCTTCAACCACCT GTATTTCAAAAAACCTTTGAACATCTACTTGGGATTCATCCCAGAAATCATCTTCATGTCCAGTCTGTTTGGCTACCTTGTCATTCTGATCTTCTATAAATGGGTATCATACGATGCACGCACCTCGAAGGAAGCCCCTAGTCTGCTCATCGCCTTTATTAACATGTTCCTCTTCAACTACAACGATCCGAGTAACAAACCTCTCTACAGAGGACAA ATGGGTCTCCAAATATTCTTGGTGTTGATGGCCTTGGCTTGTGTTCCATGTATGTTAATAGTGAAAACTCTAGTTCTGCGGAGGCAGCATTTATGGCGTAAAAACTTG GGTATGCAGAACTTTGGAGGGATCAGGGTGGGCAATGGGCCCACTGAGGATGAGGCTGAAATCATCCAGCATGACCAACTTGCACAGCATTTCGAGGAAGACCCTGAg CGTTGCCTTTTGTCACCTGCTGTCAAGGCCTgcgaggaggaagag TTTAACTTTGCAGACGTGGCAGTGCATCAGGCAATCCATACCATAGAGTACTGCCTGGGCTGCATCTCCAACACTGCTTCCTATCTGAGGCTTTGGGCCCTCAGTCTGGCTCACGCAC AGTTGTCAGAGGTGCTCTGGTCCATGGTGATGCACATTGGACTTTCTTCTAGAAGCTTCGGTGGCTTCTTCCTTCTGGCCatcatcttttatttctttgcagTTCTCACAGTTGCCATTCTTCTCATTATGGAAGGCTTGTCAGCCTTCTTGCATGCACTGCGACTGCACTG GGTGGAGTTCCAAAACAAGTTTTACTGTGGCCAGGGCTTCAAATTCCTCCCCTTCACCTTCGAAAGCATCCTGGATGGGAGGTTTGAGGACTGA